A region from the Plasmodium chabaudi chabaudi strain AS genome assembly, chromosome: 2 genome encodes:
- a CDS encoding fam-a protein produces MNKRYIKIALALLSLVGYMQNVVFASETAANGVKNSTSLPQKTVLEEYKDKECKDMYETFVAIDDARGALSLLLKLAENMGDHPVDSTENENTTIYSKKIGNIDIGWLHVTIPSPSKYYDIIKELWDFNDKKKSGPKFVNGNVARLYSKYLILFEKLNKDGKHINSKKRYALGARIKKTEDTFVIVCPTRTLNYAGEIDQETDLKEIIKNTKSIETEIGAEEALIKLGDSIAGFIVKKLDDNVDVTYINAIYDGPNSTNDKKYRDIIYTNIRNLAQRI; encoded by the exons atgaataaaagatatattaaGATTGCTTTGGCACTTTTAAGTCTCGTAGGATATATGCAAAATGTAGTATTTGCAAGCGAAACTGCTGCAAATGGTGTTAAGAATTCCACCTCCCTCCCCCAAAAAACAGt ACTTGAGGAATACAAAGACAAGGAATGTAAAGATATGTATGAAACTTTTGTAGCAATAGACGATGCAAGAGGTGCTTTATCACTTTTACTAAAACTTGCTGAGAATATGGGCGATCATCCAGTCGATTCTacagaaaatgaaaatacaactatatattctaaaaaaattggaaatatAGATATTGGATGGCTTCATGTTACAATTCCATCTCCCTCTAAG tattatgatataataaaggAGCTCTGGGattttaatgataaaaaaaaatcggGTCCTAAGTTTGTTAATg gAAATGTTGCTCGTTTATACtccaaatatttaatattgtttGAAAAACTTAACAAAGATGGAAAGCATATAAACTCCAAAAAAAGATATGCTTTAGGTGCAAGAATTAAA AAAACAGAAGACACATTCGTAATTGTTTGTCCTACAAGAACTCTAAATTATGCCGGCGAAATCGATCAAGAAACTGATttgaaagaaataataaaaaatacaaaatcaATCGAAACTGAAATTGGTGCTGAGGAagcattaataaaattgggTGATAGCATAGCTGGATTTATAGTTAAAAAACTCGATGATAATGTTGATGTTACTTATATCAACGCT ATTTATGATGGTCCCAATTCTACCaacgataaaaaatatagagacattatatatacaaatattcgAAACTTAGCACAACGCATTTAA
- a CDS encoding CIR protein encodes MFMNLCDAINGIDDLIKAEVKGEEIYIENNRILNANCPVYITEEGGQCIGYIAAVISAFIGMLKTFENSDIDVSENGEFAQYAILWLSYKLKKNKKITDEISDIYGELKKNNNKISEYYNYKEQINNLMNMDFNFISKFYEALQILCDISTQFDDDTTNCENCLGDAKKFVAEYEKLNGNPNNTENSSYRKVLYSLSTEYNNLKNKCSVFQPLSDIKTTQSFVEGSLESSEAISPSSSTASKLIAVLSIFVAMPIFLGIAYKYSLFGFGKRSQKQYLRDKLKKIKKKMKQYI; translated from the exons ATGTTTATGAACCtg TGTGATGCAATTAATGGGATCGATGATTTAATTAAAGCGGAAGTCAAAGgagaagaaatatatattgaaaataatcgGATATTGAACGCTAATTGCCCTGTCTACATAACTGAGGAAGGGGGGCAATGCATTGGTTATATCGCAGCAGTTATCTCTGCTTTTATAGGAATGCTAAAAACCTTTGAGAATAGTGATATAGATGTTTCAGAAAATGGCGAATTTGCTCAATATGCTATTTTGTGGCTAAGTTACAAACttaagaaaaataagaaGATAACAGATGAAATAAGTGATATTTATGGCGagcttaaaaaaaataataataagattagtgaatattataattacaaagaacaaattaataatttaatgaatatggattttaattttatatctaaattttatgaagCATTACAAATCTTATGTGACATATCTACTCAATTTGATGATGATACCACAAATTGCGAAAATTGTTTGGGAGATGCAAAGAAATTTGTCGCCGAATATGAAAAACTCAATGGAAATCCTAATAATACTGAAAACAGTTCATATAGAAAAGTGTTGTATAGTTTATCAactgaatataataatttaaaaaataaatgttcCGTTTTTCAACCCCTTTcagatataaaaacaacACAAAGTTTTGTAGAAGGTTCTTTAGAAAGTTCTGAAGCTATATCACCGAGTTCGTCGACAGCAAGCAAATTAATTGCAGTTTTATCAATATTTGTTGCAATGCCAATTTTCTTGGGAATTGCTTATAAG tattcattatttggatTTGGTAAACGATCtcaaaaacaatatttaagAGACAaactcaaaaaaataaagaagaaaatgaagcAGTATATATGA
- a CDS encoding CIR protein: MLEEVCGTIKKIDDCLSRDILSTGDKCSDAELYTVYCSTKKEGVIGKCETNGGRISAGFIWLLVMFDVLCGGECSEKDQYDEYAILWLSSKYNLISPEYDVNITGIYDILERNNPIWYNKYRDRIGKKRNVMDFGDFHMGNLYNLLKEMCILITKYNEDRSYQDVYLKYANNCANIYKNLVTNVPKGKVCDSYCEVLSTLKNGYDKFREEKNESTPNFQLPKFIEDGVETCKSLCKSNDQKLEAENLIAEESEIFTTHQTSLPDLSTTELRITQEEPQSNIESQRDGLKSITLQSVTPISINNGSKLPYIAVPFILIPIIFAISYKYLTLMWKKKMKSKKNARKIINLRDKK; encoded by the exons ATGCTTGAAGAAGTg TGTGGCACAATTAAAAAGATTGACGATTGCTTATCTAGAGACATATTATCTACAGGAGATAAATGTTCTGATGCTGAATTATACACTGTTTATTGTTCTACCAAGAAAGAGGGTGTAATAGGAAAATGCGAGACAAATGGAGGAAGAATTAGTGCTGGGTTTATATGGTTATTAGTGATGTTCGATGTTCTTTGTGGTGGGGAGTGTTCTGAAAAGGACCAATATGATGAATATGCTATTTTATGGTTAAGTTCTAAATACAATTTAATTAGTCCTGAGTATGATGTTAATATAACTGGGATTTATGATATTCTTGAAAGAAATAATCCTATTTggtataataaatatcgTGATAGAAtaggaaaaaaaaggaatgtAATGGATTTTGGTGATTTCCATATGGGTAATCTATATAATTTACTTAAAGAAATGTGTATTTTAATTACTAAATATAACGAAGATAGATCATACCAAgatgtatatttaaaatatgctaATAACTGTgctaatatatacaaaaaccTTGTTACTAATGTCCCTAAGGGTAAAGTGTGCGATTCATATTGCGAGGTATTGTctactttaaaaaatggatatgataaatttagagaagaaaaaaatgagtCCACCCCAAATTTCCAACTTCCTAAATTTATTGAGGACGGAGTAGAAACATGCAAGAGTTTATGTAAAAGTAATGACCAAAAATTGGAGGCTGAGAATCTGATAGCTGAAGAATCAGAAATTTTTACAACTCACCAAACTAGTTTACCAGATTTATCAACAACCGAATTACGTATTACTCAAGAAGAACCACAGAGTAACATAGAAAGTCAGAGAGATGGATTAAAATCGATAACACTTCAATCAGTAACCCCCataagtataaataatggaaGTAAACTACCCTACATTGCGgttccatttattttaatacccATTATTTTTGCAATTTCATATAAG TATTTAACACTTatgtggaaaaaaaaaatgaagagtAAAAAAAACGCGAGAAAGATTATAAATTTGcgtgataaaaaataa
- a CDS encoding CIR protein, with amino-acid sequence MSEEVCEAFKKVDDCLQIGMVSTGDICYIDEVLNEYCPTNIEGQNGKCDTNNEKISAGFIWLLITFEDLCEGQCSDNENEKYAEYAILWLNYKLNQNSEDGINTLNDFYTKYIEKNTHYNQKISKANDNKTYKNIIDKKKNLMNMDINDIFRFYDAFESLCSMYNELGDENPNCGKCSQKADEFVNKYDKLNEDPNITGNNSYKKILTTLFDDYGNLKKKCDDDPSSDFPTLSPIKTTQSFEDASSGSSVASKLIPVLSIFAISLFLGIAYKYSLFGFDKLFQRQYIRKKLKKIKKKMELNI; translated from the exons ATGTCTGAGGAAGTG TGTGAAGCATTTAAAAAGGTTGACGATTGTTTACAAATAGGTATGGTATCCACAGGAgatatttgttatattgACGAAGTACTCAATGAGTATTGCCCTACAAATATAGAGGGgcaaaatggaaaatgtGACACAAATAACGAAAAAATTAGTGCTGGGTTTATATGGTTGTTAATAACGTTCGAGGATCTTTGTGAAGGTCAATGCTctgataatgaaaatgaaaaatatgctgaatatgctattttatggttaaattataaactaAATCAGAACTCAGAAGATGGAATCAATACATTAAACGATTTCTAtactaaatatatagaaaaaaatacccATTATAATCAGAAAATATCTAAAGCCAATGATAATAAGACATATAAGAATAttatagataaaaaaaaaaatttgatgaatatggatattaatgatatatttcgATTTTATGATGCATTTGAATCATTATGCAGCATGTATAATGAACTTGGTGATGAAAACCCCAATTGCGGAAAATGTTCGCAAAAAGCTGATGAATTTgtcaataaatatgataaactTAATGAAGACCCTAATATTACTGgaaataattcatataaaaaaatattgactACTTTATTTGATGATTATggcaatttaaaaaagaaatgtgACGATGATCCATCTAGCGATTTTCCAACCCTTTCACCGATAAAAACAACACAAAGTTTTGAAGATGCATCATCAGGTTCGTCGGTAGCAAGCAAATTAATTCCAGTTTTATCAATATTTGCAATATCACTTTTCTTGGGTATCGCTTATAAg tattcattatttggatTTGATAAGCTATTTCAAAGAcaatatataagaaaaaaattaaaaaaaataaagaaaaaaatggaacTTAATATATGA
- a CDS encoding CIR protein has product MAELMCQRFNNVWTDFLDQLDEGKYKFTDDGYSDNLFTNKSDDDLNKINAVSFWLFEQNLWDCSSSSINEKRNTDIVYYIVIWLIHMLRLKGDGQIDNVIKFYNTCIQPTREYINSIKDTNANAYNIYKKLIDNKLYLMNRDIKDISKFYDAFKSLCNMYNGFNPDDSDCTQCLDDTKKFAKKYEILFNDTDTEDSLYSQILSILSTDYHNFINQCYEKKKGCGRFPSLPDCSRCSLIKNALISITFIAIPIFLGVAYKYSLFGFGKRSQKQYLREKRKKIKRKEYNYILFDESDYSRNSNNY; this is encoded by the exons atgGCTGAGCTTATg TGTCAAAGGTTCAATAATGTATGGACTGATTTTCTCGATCAATTAGATgaaggaaaatataaatttacgGATGATGGATATTCCGACAACTTGTTCACTAACAAAAGTGATGATGATctcaataaaattaatgcGGTATCATTTTGGTTATTTGAACAAAATTTATGGGATTGTTCTTCGTCATCGATTAATGAAAAACGTAATACCGATATTGTCTATTATATTGTGATATGGTTAATTCATATGTTAAGACTAAAGGGTGATGGCCAAATCGACAatgtaattaaattttataatacttGTATACAACCTACTCgagaatatattaattctaTAAAAGATACTAATGCTAATGCTTATAATATCTATAAGAAGCTTATAGATAACAAACTATATTTGATGAATAGGGATATTAAAGATATATCTAAATTTTATGATGCATTTAAATCATTATGTAACATGTATAATGGATTTAATCCAGACGATTCAGATTGCACACAATGTTTGGATGATACCAAAAAGTTtgctaaaaaatatgaaatactCTTTAATGATACTGATACTGAAGACAGTTTATATAGTCAAATATTATCTATACTATCAACTgattatcataattttataaatcaatgctatgaaaaaaaaaaaggatgcGGTCGTTTTCCATCCCTTCCAGATTGTTCACGATGttcattaataaaaaatgcgcTGATTTCAATTACATTTATTGCAATACCTATTTTCTTGGGAGTTGCTTAtaag tattcattatttggatTTGGTAAACGATCtcaaaaacaatatttaagagaaaaacgaaaaaaaataaagaggaaagagtataattatatattattcgaCGAGAGTGATTATTCCAGgaatagtaataattattGA
- a CDS encoding CIR protein codes for MAYGVCNAIKAIEKLITVKEEDSRVYFTPNHALKAYCNVKEDGIGVCFSYAEMVSSAVLFFLKWLETSYDYGDYLKNDKLAEYAILWLSYKLNKYPQNKITTLNDFYTKHIEKNEYYNVEITKSSKTYKDIIYRKHDLMNIGIKEISQFYDAFKSLCDMYNELDEENQDCENYFRKANKLVANFEKLNGNSDINENSSYRKILYTLSTDYDDFKNYFVEKCSGYTDLPTLSKIKTLQFSSITSKLIPVLLAFAIPIFLGIAYKYSLLGFDKRLHIQYLREKRKKIKRKEYNYILFEESDYSRNSNNY; via the exons ATGGCTTATGGAGtg tGTAACGCAATTAAAGCGATCGAGAAACTTATTACTGTGAAGGAGGAAGATTCACGAGTATATTTTACCCCTAACCATGCATTGAAGGCTTATTGTAATGTTAAGGAGGATGGGATAGGAGTATGTTTTAGTTATGCCGAAATGGTTAGTTCTgctgttttattttttctaaaatggTTAGAAACTAGTTATGATTACGgagattatttaaaaaatgataaactTGCCGAATACGCTATTTTATGGTTAAGTTATAAACTAAATAAATACccacaaaataaaataaccacattaaatgatttttatactaaacatatagaaaaaaatgagtaTTATAATGTGGAAATAACTAAATCTAGTAAGACTTATAaggatattatatatagaaaacaTGATTTGATGAATATTGGtattaaagaaatatcTCAATTTTATGATGCATTTAAATCATTATGTGACATGTATAATGAACttgatgaagaaaatcAAGACtgtgaaaattatttcagAAAAGCTAACAAACTTGTTgcaaattttgaaaaactTAATGGAAATTCtgatattaatgaaaacaGTTCgtatagaaaaatattgtacACTTTATCAACTGATTATgatgattttaaaaattattttgttgaAAAATGTAGTGGTTATACCGATCTTCCAACTCTTTCAAAGATAAAAACTCTACAATTTTCGTCGATAACAAGTAAATTAATTCCAGTTTTATTGGCATTTGCAATACCAATTTTCTTGGGAATTGCTTATAAg tatTCATTATTAGGATTCGATAAACGACTtcatatacaatatttaagagaaaaacgaaaaaaaataaagaggaaagagtataattatatattattcgaAGAGAGTGATTATTCCAGgaatagtaataattattGA
- a CDS encoding CIR protein, giving the protein MSEELCDAINAIDQNVVVDSKSQKYKFENQIYGAFCPNKNCDTDEKTLGSAFMSLLKLFKSIDENKLESDKLSQYAILWFNSKVKVNEVFEPVTKNIYNILNEHNLLSEYREYTDKNEDVMKIYYVFLKNLYEFLKGICDTINKCKGSSTSNECQESGKKCVELYNTCLIQFPWKEICNPYCSVLSNLKNDYDKLRKKYVKLPELKLKEGLLECNAECSKKNIQYKDIVDAQNNSSGGSKIVTPAVVSLPSPPVTPASINNGNKLPYIAVPLILIPIILGISYKYLTPVWRKKTKRKAMKKIINLSDQKKA; this is encoded by the exons ATGTCTGAGGAATTg TGTGACGCAATTAATGCGATTGATCAAAATGTTGTAGTCGATTCAAAATCTCAAAAGTATAAGTTTgaaaatcaaatatatgGAGCATTTTGTCCTAATAAAAACTGTGATACTGATGAAAAAACTCTTGGATCGGCTTTTATGTCACTGCTAAAACTTTTTAAGAGCATTGATGAGAATAAATTAGAGAGTGATAAACTTTCTCAATACGCTATTTTATGGTTTAATTCTAAAGTTAAGGTAAATGAGGTTTTCGAACCTGTAAcaaagaatatttataacatcCTTAATGAACATAACTTGCTTAGTGAATACCGTGAGTATACAGATAAAAACGAAGAtgtaatgaaaatttattatgtatttttgaAGAATCTTTATGAGTTCCTTAAAGGAATATGTGAtacaattaataaatgtaaaGGCTCTTCAACCTCCAATGAATGTCAAGAGAGTGGTAAAAAATGTGTTGAGTTGTATAATACATGTCTTATTCAATTTCCCTGGAAAGAGATTTGTAATCCATATTGTAGTGTATTgtcaaatttaaaaaatgattatgataaacttagaaaaaaatatgtgaaaCTTCCAGAATTGAAACTGAAAGAAGGATTATTAGAATGTAATGCGGAGTgttctaaaaaaaatatacagtATAAAGACATTGTTGATGCACAGAATAATTCGAGTGGTGGTTCAAAAATTGTTACGCCCGCCGTAGTTAGTTTACCAAGTCCACCAGTAACCCCCGcaagtataaataatgggAATAAACTACCCTACATCGCAGTcccattaattttaataccCATTATTTTAGGAATTTCATATAAG tATTTAACACCCGTATGGCGAAAAAAGACGAAAAGAAAAGCCATGAAAAagattataaatttgagTGATCAAAAGAAAGCCTAA
- a CDS encoding CIR protein, whose translation MNHEILCGLLIEADGYFNGKDVDAQRINDEPTIKGYCSNDGCKTNEAYINALAAYIFMLFKRSIQKDEYSEYDECFLMWLSDKLFKIHKEAKNIQRGYMDATTLNQAYKEYLEKHKQRLDYWNILNMQQGLKEANLKYMSEFYKLLNHICKIITYDETKDAKSREFSINSIGCSRQYKTLYNNISKCQSYLDLLNKLKGIYDDFSSAIMRNRSNNNLATKLKKLTKPDGKEMDAVRGFKTYNFSNSKCKFPPPKKKIVSSKKAEPPGPQTSSQASGSENQGSMDRSTERVQKNGSDISKGTDAGTGGGNGASGGGARSAVGGKGDPGDNKLNTHSGKGDNGPGGVGDSGPTKTQSDQGGLSGGSGSSSKVQVGTNNAQGKLNGGTGDKSANQHGTGSGEVSLNGGGGVGPGGPGSGTDSQVGGAGGVISNGQGSQVNTGGAKGDQGIANGGTGDPSTNKGVSNSVPGSGNDSQTGGTSGQGNPVSQVDTGGGASGGQDSHPGTVDGADSGTSVDAGSPGIVAGGTGSEGLPGVGSGGIGNAAGDQGKSSGGSRGSGSVQGATKNGTGGALDGKGDTDGGAGTPISGPDGGQGNGVNGPGGTCDLQDDHRSQDGSVGDRRSPGGQISNDTQGGANTSQQGTSGGSGSGTGNQGGDTGDDKGSQDGLGSESRSGNEQNPTDIDTREKGPKNTSGTSFDFKPYIFSIPLKGVDQLNKAINFYNANKEKIKEAIDTIKNLYNTSVSNIQNSFNISIDFFIDIIDNINIDSNQLEKPPDSGDNKSGSDGTGDEPPAPDDPSQPQKGSDKQDSQTTQTTDNSKEQTQEQKQSLGTSGNQASDRTDQEGSKKSEPAPVIKQEHPGIELKGNGITEIGDIYILKEYKKIVISIIVILIPITLTILYKYLSFGRRNELKKKNNMKKVINMVVANKTTKTVINSNDGKKQIKIIIKSSSQKKQTKKFINFVYGEKSPSLNIYQLMQADPVPFINLFFLLIFFVYKRKRDFIE comes from the exons ATGAACCACGAAATACTG TGTGGTTTACTTATTGAAGCTGATGGTTATTTTAATGGTAAAGATGTCGATGCGCAGAGAATCAACGACGAACCAACCATCAAAGGATATTGTAGTAACGATGGTtgtaaaacaaatgaagCTTATATTAATGCTTTGGccgcatatatatttatgctaTTCAAGAGGTCAATACAAAAGGATGAGTATAGTGAGTATGATGAATGTTTTTTGATGTGGCTAAGTGATAAATTGTTTAAGATACACAAAGAAGccaaaaatattcaaagaGGATATATGGATGCTACTACTTTAAATCAGGCTTATAAAGAGTATTTAGAGAAACATAAACAAAGATTAGATTAttggaatattttaaatatgcagCAGGGTTTGAAAGAAGCGAATCTTAAGTATATGAGCGAATTTTATAAGTTACTTAATCacatatgtaaaataattacataTGATGAAACAAAGGACGCCAAAAGTAGGGaattttctataaattCTATCGGTTGTAGTCGTCAATATAAAACCCTTTATAATAACATTTCTAAATGCCAATCATATCTTGATTTattgaataaattaaaaggtATATATGATGATTTTAGTTCTGCTATTATGAGAAATAGATCAAACAATAATTTAGCAACTAAACTTAAAAAACTTACAAAACCAGATGGAAAAGAGATGGACGCAGTGAGAGgttttaaaacatataactTCAGTAATTCAAAATGTAAATTCCCCCcccccaaaaaaaaaatagtctCATCAAAAAAAGCGGAACCACCAGGACCTCAAACATCAAGTCAAGCATCGGGCTCTGAAAATCAAGGGAGTATGGATAGAAGTACAGAAAGAGtgcaaaaaaatggaagCGATATATCAAAAGGTACAGATGCTGGAACAGGAGGTGGGAACGGAGCTTCAGGTGGTGGGGCGAGAAGTGCAGTTGGCGGAAAAGGAGACCCAGgtgataataaattaaatacacATAGTGGAAAAGGAGATAATGGACCAGGTGGTGTAGGAGATAGTGGGCCGACTAAAACACAAAGTGATCAAGGAGGATTATCTGGCGGATCAGGAAGTTCAAGTAAAGTACAAGTAGGCACAAATAATGCACAAGGAAAATTAAATGGTGGAACAGGAGATAAAAGTGCCAATCAACACGGTACAGGTAGTGGAGAAGTAAGTTTAAATGGTGGGGGAGGTGTCGGACCAGGAGGGCCAGGGAGTGGGACAGATAGTCAAGTAGGAGGTGCAGGTGGGGTAATAAGTAACGGGCAAGGTAGTCAAGTAAACACAGGCGGTGCGAAAGGTGATCAAGGAATTGCAAATGGAGGAACAGGCGACCCAAGCACCAATAAAGGAGTTTCAAATAGTGTACCAGGTAGTGGGAATGATAGTCAAACAGGAGGTACAAGTGGCCAAGGGAATCCAGTTAGCCAAGTAGATACAGGTGGTGGAGCAAGTGGTGGACAAGATAGTCATCCGGGTACAGTTGATGGAGCAGATAGTGGAACAAGTGTTGATGCAGGATCTCCAGGGATTGTAGCAGGAGGTACAGGTAGTGAAGGACTTCCAGGTGTCGGATCAGGTGGTATAGGTAATGCAGCAGGTGATCAAGGAAAATCATCTGGTGGATCGAGAGGTTCAGGCAGTGTACAAGGAGctacaaaaaatggaacAGGAGGCGCACTTGACGGAAAAGGAGATACAGATGGTGGAGCAGGAACTCCAATTAGTGGGCCGGATGGTGGACAAGGCAATGGTGTTAATGGACCTGGAGGTACATGTGATTTACAAGATGATCATAGAAGCCAAGATGGATCAGTTGGTGATCGACGAAGTCCAGGTGGTCAAATATCTAATGATACCCAAGGAGGTGCAAATACAAGTCAACAAGGTACAAGTGGTGGATCAGGTAGTGGCACAGGTAATCAAGGAGGAGATACAGGTGACGATAAAGGAAGCCAAGATGGATTAGGTTCAGAAAGTAGGTCAGGTAATGAACAAAATCCCACGGATATTGACACAAGAGAAAAAGGACCTAAAAATACATCAGGGACATCTTTTGATTTTAAACCATACATTTTTAGTATCCCATTAAAAGGCGTGGACCAATTAAATAAGGCTATCAACTTTTATAATGCAAAtaaggaaaaaattaaagaggCCATTGATACTATTAagaatttatataacaCATCTGTGTCTAATATACAAAACAGTTTCAATATATctattgatttttttattgacattattgataatataaatatcgaTTCTAATCAACTAGAAAAGCCTCCTGATTCAGGTGATAATAAATCTGGATCAGACGGAACAGGGGATGAGCCACCTGCACCTGATGACCCATCACAACCCCAAAAAGGTTCAGATAAACAAGATTCACAAACTACACAAACTACAGACAATTCTAAGGAACAAACTCAAGAGCAGAAACAGTCTCTGGGCACGTCTGGAAACCAAGCTTCTGATCGAACCGATCAAGAAGGATCTAAAAAATCAGAGCCAGCTCCAGTGATTAAACAAGAGCATCCAGGAATCGAATTAAAAGGAAATGGAATAACAGAAATAggtgatatatatatattaaaagaatacaaaaaaattgtaatttCAATTATAGTTATTCTAATACCCATTACTTTAACTATTCTGTACAAg tatttatcatttggaCGAAGAAATGaattgaagaaaaaaaataacatgaAAAAGGTTATAAATATGGTTGTTGCAAATAAAACGACAAAGACAGTTATAAACTCAAATgatggaaaaaaacaaataaaaataattataaaatcatctagtcaaaaaaaacagactaaaaaatttataaattttgtttatggGGAAAAATCCCcatcattaaatatataccaaCTTATGCAAGCTGATCCTGtaccatttattaatttattttttttgttgattttttttgtttataaaagaaagcGCGATTTCATAGaatga